The following proteins are encoded in a genomic region of Corythoichthys intestinalis isolate RoL2023-P3 chromosome 5, ASM3026506v1, whole genome shotgun sequence:
- the LOC130915893 gene encoding proprotein convertase subtilisin/kexin type 5 isoform X3 produces MIRRYFNSLCVNATSRTPTSCPRGQFLLRSQCVLCHPTCSECRGHELFECTTCGVDEDGLERFLNQGRCRTHCPRGLYPDRGRYACLPCIANCELCTDGNICAKCREHYKLHNGLCQTALCDIGQVQDPDTGECINCEMGCTTCSSEDPEICSSCAQGYFLFRHQCRKHCPQSTYEDRGRGLCLSCPTPCTDCRSDAQCLACQPDYFLNGGKCVKQCPRQAFSDTTGWRCEPCHSSCQTCHGPRSTDCDLCHASEPPLYGQCPMANCPLGHYFDAEYGKCHTCDMSCKTCFGPQALDCSSCFKGYFLDQESSCVVQCPLGSYANSATQLCENCSPNCEACVGSSDNCIGCSKGSFKLFLHQGRCWSNCPEGYFETVEGSCSACDKSCLTCDGSSTKCLSCADGHYLEGGVCTLNCSLGAYPADDGTCRRCPAHCDVCSDDRTCFKCSFLYLMLNGACKANCPPGYYEDMEEGRCGLCHPTCSSCSGPLPDDCETCATFSPKLYKGACAPACPIGTYYEASATECQECHQTCTSCSGANPNQCIQCERGLVLDPNTLLCGVTGDSDCPPRTFLHEDQFTCMGCHRHCYSCEGLGSNECLTCAIPRYLHNKTCVNECPSGTYTTRQEADGSQLGFCLPCDHVCATCTGASPRDCLTCSPRYLRLLHLCVRHCPTGYYKAGSHCEKCHHSCEMCTGPGPESCRACLPPLLEVQGTKLCVERCPQRFYRLDDACLQCHISCHTCTDSSPQSCLTCDNGSTLKNGVCYPRCEEGKYFSEEGTCKPCDSSCKHCSGPRPDQCLTCHQDSGLHAVESRCAQCCQQARNHTDCCVCDSRSALCVEAPEPKSGIEPVTDTHMSSSVLYHTSAAAPLAALAVLALALLALALVKARARKRLCWKQSYERLSGGPSMPHGVPEPDSGDEVDVVYTSRGSSVYRRYSFIHEYDDNADLHVDESTRLNQS; encoded by the exons ATGATTAGAAGGTATTTTAATAGTTTGTGCGTAAACGCTACAAGCAG AACTCCAACGTCCTGCCCGAGAGGACAGTTTTTGCTGAGAAGCCAGTGTGTCCTCTGCCATCCCACCTGCTCCGAGTGCAGGGGGCATGAGCTGTTTGAGTGCACTACCTGTGGAGTGG ATGAAGATGGACTGGAACGTTTCCTCAACCAAGGTCGCTGTCGGACACACTGCCCCCGCGGATTGTATCCTGACAGGGgtcgctatgcctgcctgccctGCATAGCCAATTGTGAACTCTGCACAGATGGCAACATATGTGCCAAATGTCGAGAACACTACAAACTCCATAACGGGCTCTGCCAAACAGCACTCTGTGATATAG GACAAGTGCAGGATCCCGATACAGGCGAGTGTATTAACTGTGAGATGGGTTGCACAACATGTTCTTCAG AAGACCCTGAAATTTGCAGCAGTTGTGCTCAAGGTTACTTTCT TTTCAGACATCAGTGTCGCAAGCACTGCCCTCAGAGCACATATGAGGATCGAGGAAGGGGTTTGTGTTTGTCCTGCCCTACGCCATGCACAGACTGCAGGAGTGACGCACAGTGTCTTGCCTGCCAACCGGATTACTTCCTGAATG GAGGCAAATGTGTGAAACAGTGCCCTCGACAAGCCTTCAGTGACACCACTGGGTGGCGCTGTGAACCTTGCCACAGTTCCTGCCAGACATGCCATGGACCTCGGTCAACAGATTGTGACCTCTGTCATGCCAGCGAGCCTCCTCTTTACGGGCAGTGTCCAATGGCAAACTGTCCATTGGGGCACTATTTTGATG CTGAGTACGGTAAATGTCACACATGTGATATGTCCTGCAAAACCTGCTTTGGCCCACAGGCCTTGGACTGCTCCTCGTGCTTTAAAG GCTATTTCTTGGACCAGGAAAGTTCTTGCGTGGTGCAGTGTCCCCTTGGCTCGTATGCTAACTCTGCCACTCAGCTGTGTGAGAACTGCTCGCCAAACTGCGAGGCCTGCGTGGGCTCCAGTGATAACTGTATCGGCTGTTCCAAAGGCAGCTTTAAGCTCTTTCTCCACCAGGGGAGGTGCTGGTCAAATTGCCCGGA AGGTTACTTCGAGACAGTTGAAGGATCGTGCAGCGCTTGCGATAAATCCTGCCTCACATGTGATGGGTCCAGTACCAAGTGTTTGTCGTGTGCTGATGGACACTACTTGGAAGGCGGCGTGTGCACACTCAACTGTTCACTGGGGGCTTACCCTGCTGACGATGGTACCTGCAGGCGCTGCCCTGCACACTGCGATGTTTGCTCAGATGACAGGACCTGCTTCA AGTGCAGTTTCCTGTACCTAATGCTGAATGGTGCGTGTAAGGCTAATTGTCCCCCGGGCTACTATGAGGACATGGAGGAGGGCCGCTGTGGTCTGTGCCACCCGACCTGTAGCAGCTGTTCTGGGCCTTTGCCAGATGATTGTGAGACCTGCGCCACATTCAGTCCCAAGCTGTATAAGGGCGCATGCGCACCAGCGTGCCCAATTGGCACCTACTACGAGGCTTCAGCTACCGAGTGCCAAG AGTGTCATCAGACGTGTACGAGCTGCTCGGGTGCCAACCCAAACCAATGCATCCAGTGCGAACGGGGCCTGGTGCTAGATCCGAACACCTTGCTGTGTGGTGTGACCGGTGATAGTGACTGCCCGCCGAGGACCTTCCTGCATGAAGACCAGTTCACTTGCATGGGCTGCCACCGCCACTGCTACTCTTGCGAGGGGCTGGGCAGCAATGAATGCCTGACGTGTGCCATCCCCAGATACCTTCACA ACAAAACGTGTGTGAACGAATGTCCGAGTGGTACGTACACAACCAGGCAGGAGGCAGATGGAAGCCAACTGGGGTTCTGTTTGCCATGCGACCACGTGTGTGCCACCTGCACAGGGGCTTCGCCCAGAGACTGTCTCACTTGTTCCCCGAGATACCTGCGCCTCCTTCATCTATGTGTCCGCCATTGTCCTACAGG GTACTACAAAGCAGGCTCCCACTGTGAGAAATGCCACCACTCCTGTGAGATGTGCACAGGTCCCGGACCTGAGTCCTGCCGGGCCTGTCTTCCTCCCCTCCTTGAGGTTCAAGGAACCAAGCTTTGCgtggagcgctgccctcaacgctTCTACCGCCTCGATGATGCGTGCCTGCAATGCCACATCAGTTGCCACACCTGCACAG ACTCCTCCCCTCAGAGCTGTTTGACATGCGACAACGGCAGCACGCTTAAGAATGGAGTCTGCTATCCACGCTGTGAGGAGGGGAAGTACTTTTCTGAAGAG GGCACCTGCAAGCCATGTGACAGCTCATGCAAGCATTGCAGTGGCCCCAGACCCGACCAATGCCTGACCTGCCATCAAGATTCTGGCCTCCACGCTGTAGAGAGTCGCTGTGCCCAATGCTGTCAACAGGCAAGAAACCACACTGACTGCTGTGTCTGCGACAGCCGCTCAG caCTGTGCGTGGAGGCACCTGAACCCAAGTCAGGAATTGAGCCAGTAACAGACACACACATGTCTTCAAGTGTCCTTTATCACACGTCAGCTGCCGCGCCTCTTGCCGCGCTAGCCGTATTGGCGCTTGCTCTCCTTGCTCTCGCCTTGGTGAAGGCTCGAGCTAGGAAACGGCTTTGTTGGAAGCAGAGTTACGAGAGACTAAGCGGAGGCCCCAGCATGCCTCACGGTGTGCCTGAACCAGACAGCGGCGACGAAGTGGACGTGGTGTACACGAGTCGAGGCAGCTCCGTGTACCGTCGCTACAGTTTTATCCACGAGTACGACGACAATGCAGATCTGCATGTAGACGAGAGTACTCGTCTGAACCAGTCCTAA
- the LOC130915893 gene encoding proprotein convertase subtilisin/kexin type 5 isoform X2 gives MRSLLFGAIQILFVALVGCRTPTSCPRGQFLLRSQCVLCHPTCSECRGHELFECTTCGVDEDGLERFLNQGRCRTHCPRGLYPDRGRYACLPCIANCELCTDGNICAKCREHYKLHNGLCQTALCDIGQVQDPDTGECINCEMGCTTCSSEDPEICSSCAQGYFLFRHQCRKHCPQSTYEDRGRGLCLSCPTPCTDCRSDAQCLACQPDYFLNGGKCVKQCPRQAFSDTTGWRCEPCHSSCQTCHGPRSTDCDLCHASEPPLYGQCPMANCPLGHYFDAEYGKCHTCDMSCKTCFGPQALDCSSCFKGYFLDQESSCVVQCPLGSYANSATQLCENCSPNCEACVGSSDNCIGCSKGSFKLFLHQGRCWSNCPEGYFETVEGSCSACDKSCLTCDGSSTKCLSCADGHYLEGGVCTLNCSLGAYPADDGTCRRCPAHCDVCSDDRTCFKCSFLYLMLNGACKANCPPGYYEDMEEGRCGLCHPTCSSCSGPLPDDCETCATFSPKLYKGACAPACPIGTYYEASATECQECHQTCTSCSGANPNQCIQCERGLVLDPNTLLCGVTGDSDCPPRTFLHEDQFTCMGCHRHCYSCEGLGSNECLTCAIPRYLHNKTCVNECPSGTYTTRQEADGSQLGFCLPCDHVCATCTGASPRDCLTCSPRYLRLLHLCVRHCPTGYYKAGSHCEKCHHSCEMCTGPGPESCRACLPPLLEVQGTKLCVERCPQRFYRLDDACLQCHISCHTCTDSSPQSCLTCDNGSTLKNGVCYPRCEEGKYFSEEGTCKPCDSSCKHCSGPRPDQCLTCHQDSGLHAVESRCAQCCQQARNHTDCCVCDSRSALCVEAPEPKSGIEPVTDTHMSSSVLYHTSAAAPLAALAVLALALLALALVKARARKRLCWKQSYERLSGGPSMPHGVPEPDSGDEVDVVYTSRGSSVYRRYSFIHEYDDNADLHVDESTRLNQS, from the exons ATGAGGTCACTCTTATTCGGCGCGATCCAGATCCTTTTTGTCGCTCTCGTCGGCTGCAGAACTCCAACGTCCTGCCCGAGAGGACAGTTTTTGCTGAGAAGCCAGTGTGTCCTCTGCCATCCCACCTGCTCCGAGTGCAGGGGGCATGAGCTGTTTGAGTGCACTACCTGTGGAGTGG ATGAAGATGGACTGGAACGTTTCCTCAACCAAGGTCGCTGTCGGACACACTGCCCCCGCGGATTGTATCCTGACAGGGgtcgctatgcctgcctgccctGCATAGCCAATTGTGAACTCTGCACAGATGGCAACATATGTGCCAAATGTCGAGAACACTACAAACTCCATAACGGGCTCTGCCAAACAGCACTCTGTGATATAG GACAAGTGCAGGATCCCGATACAGGCGAGTGTATTAACTGTGAGATGGGTTGCACAACATGTTCTTCAG AAGACCCTGAAATTTGCAGCAGTTGTGCTCAAGGTTACTTTCT TTTCAGACATCAGTGTCGCAAGCACTGCCCTCAGAGCACATATGAGGATCGAGGAAGGGGTTTGTGTTTGTCCTGCCCTACGCCATGCACAGACTGCAGGAGTGACGCACAGTGTCTTGCCTGCCAACCGGATTACTTCCTGAATG GAGGCAAATGTGTGAAACAGTGCCCTCGACAAGCCTTCAGTGACACCACTGGGTGGCGCTGTGAACCTTGCCACAGTTCCTGCCAGACATGCCATGGACCTCGGTCAACAGATTGTGACCTCTGTCATGCCAGCGAGCCTCCTCTTTACGGGCAGTGTCCAATGGCAAACTGTCCATTGGGGCACTATTTTGATG CTGAGTACGGTAAATGTCACACATGTGATATGTCCTGCAAAACCTGCTTTGGCCCACAGGCCTTGGACTGCTCCTCGTGCTTTAAAG GCTATTTCTTGGACCAGGAAAGTTCTTGCGTGGTGCAGTGTCCCCTTGGCTCGTATGCTAACTCTGCCACTCAGCTGTGTGAGAACTGCTCGCCAAACTGCGAGGCCTGCGTGGGCTCCAGTGATAACTGTATCGGCTGTTCCAAAGGCAGCTTTAAGCTCTTTCTCCACCAGGGGAGGTGCTGGTCAAATTGCCCGGA AGGTTACTTCGAGACAGTTGAAGGATCGTGCAGCGCTTGCGATAAATCCTGCCTCACATGTGATGGGTCCAGTACCAAGTGTTTGTCGTGTGCTGATGGACACTACTTGGAAGGCGGCGTGTGCACACTCAACTGTTCACTGGGGGCTTACCCTGCTGACGATGGTACCTGCAGGCGCTGCCCTGCACACTGCGATGTTTGCTCAGATGACAGGACCTGCTTCA AGTGCAGTTTCCTGTACCTAATGCTGAATGGTGCGTGTAAGGCTAATTGTCCCCCGGGCTACTATGAGGACATGGAGGAGGGCCGCTGTGGTCTGTGCCACCCGACCTGTAGCAGCTGTTCTGGGCCTTTGCCAGATGATTGTGAGACCTGCGCCACATTCAGTCCCAAGCTGTATAAGGGCGCATGCGCACCAGCGTGCCCAATTGGCACCTACTACGAGGCTTCAGCTACCGAGTGCCAAG AGTGTCATCAGACGTGTACGAGCTGCTCGGGTGCCAACCCAAACCAATGCATCCAGTGCGAACGGGGCCTGGTGCTAGATCCGAACACCTTGCTGTGTGGTGTGACCGGTGATAGTGACTGCCCGCCGAGGACCTTCCTGCATGAAGACCAGTTCACTTGCATGGGCTGCCACCGCCACTGCTACTCTTGCGAGGGGCTGGGCAGCAATGAATGCCTGACGTGTGCCATCCCCAGATACCTTCACA ACAAAACGTGTGTGAACGAATGTCCGAGTGGTACGTACACAACCAGGCAGGAGGCAGATGGAAGCCAACTGGGGTTCTGTTTGCCATGCGACCACGTGTGTGCCACCTGCACAGGGGCTTCGCCCAGAGACTGTCTCACTTGTTCCCCGAGATACCTGCGCCTCCTTCATCTATGTGTCCGCCATTGTCCTACAGG GTACTACAAAGCAGGCTCCCACTGTGAGAAATGCCACCACTCCTGTGAGATGTGCACAGGTCCCGGACCTGAGTCCTGCCGGGCCTGTCTTCCTCCCCTCCTTGAGGTTCAAGGAACCAAGCTTTGCgtggagcgctgccctcaacgctTCTACCGCCTCGATGATGCGTGCCTGCAATGCCACATCAGTTGCCACACCTGCACAG ACTCCTCCCCTCAGAGCTGTTTGACATGCGACAACGGCAGCACGCTTAAGAATGGAGTCTGCTATCCACGCTGTGAGGAGGGGAAGTACTTTTCTGAAGAG GGCACCTGCAAGCCATGTGACAGCTCATGCAAGCATTGCAGTGGCCCCAGACCCGACCAATGCCTGACCTGCCATCAAGATTCTGGCCTCCACGCTGTAGAGAGTCGCTGTGCCCAATGCTGTCAACAGGCAAGAAACCACACTGACTGCTGTGTCTGCGACAGCCGCTCAG caCTGTGCGTGGAGGCACCTGAACCCAAGTCAGGAATTGAGCCAGTAACAGACACACACATGTCTTCAAGTGTCCTTTATCACACGTCAGCTGCCGCGCCTCTTGCCGCGCTAGCCGTATTGGCGCTTGCTCTCCTTGCTCTCGCCTTGGTGAAGGCTCGAGCTAGGAAACGGCTTTGTTGGAAGCAGAGTTACGAGAGACTAAGCGGAGGCCCCAGCATGCCTCACGGTGTGCCTGAACCAGACAGCGGCGACGAAGTGGACGTGGTGTACACGAGTCGAGGCAGCTCCGTGTACCGTCGCTACAGTTTTATCCACGAGTACGACGACAATGCAGATCTGCATGTAGACGAGAGTACTCGTCTGAACCAGTCCTAA
- the LOC130915893 gene encoding proprotein convertase subtilisin/kexin type 5 isoform X1, whose product MHGHCVGARQSTALLPPLPHFAVSTATAMRSLLFGAIQILFVALVGCRTPTSCPRGQFLLRSQCVLCHPTCSECRGHELFECTTCGVDEDGLERFLNQGRCRTHCPRGLYPDRGRYACLPCIANCELCTDGNICAKCREHYKLHNGLCQTALCDIGQVQDPDTGECINCEMGCTTCSSEDPEICSSCAQGYFLFRHQCRKHCPQSTYEDRGRGLCLSCPTPCTDCRSDAQCLACQPDYFLNGGKCVKQCPRQAFSDTTGWRCEPCHSSCQTCHGPRSTDCDLCHASEPPLYGQCPMANCPLGHYFDAEYGKCHTCDMSCKTCFGPQALDCSSCFKGYFLDQESSCVVQCPLGSYANSATQLCENCSPNCEACVGSSDNCIGCSKGSFKLFLHQGRCWSNCPEGYFETVEGSCSACDKSCLTCDGSSTKCLSCADGHYLEGGVCTLNCSLGAYPADDGTCRRCPAHCDVCSDDRTCFKCSFLYLMLNGACKANCPPGYYEDMEEGRCGLCHPTCSSCSGPLPDDCETCATFSPKLYKGACAPACPIGTYYEASATECQECHQTCTSCSGANPNQCIQCERGLVLDPNTLLCGVTGDSDCPPRTFLHEDQFTCMGCHRHCYSCEGLGSNECLTCAIPRYLHNKTCVNECPSGTYTTRQEADGSQLGFCLPCDHVCATCTGASPRDCLTCSPRYLRLLHLCVRHCPTGYYKAGSHCEKCHHSCEMCTGPGPESCRACLPPLLEVQGTKLCVERCPQRFYRLDDACLQCHISCHTCTDSSPQSCLTCDNGSTLKNGVCYPRCEEGKYFSEEGTCKPCDSSCKHCSGPRPDQCLTCHQDSGLHAVESRCAQCCQQARNHTDCCVCDSRSALCVEAPEPKSGIEPVTDTHMSSSVLYHTSAAAPLAALAVLALALLALALVKARARKRLCWKQSYERLSGGPSMPHGVPEPDSGDEVDVVYTSRGSSVYRRYSFIHEYDDNADLHVDESTRLNQS is encoded by the exons ATGCACGGGCACTGCGTCGGTGCTCGTCAGTCGACGGCACTGCTGCCTCCTCTTCCTCACTTTGCAGTCTCCACAGCTACAGCCATGAGGTCACTCTTATTCGGCGCGATCCAGATCCTTTTTGTCGCTCTCGTCGGCTGCAGAACTCCAACGTCCTGCCCGAGAGGACAGTTTTTGCTGAGAAGCCAGTGTGTCCTCTGCCATCCCACCTGCTCCGAGTGCAGGGGGCATGAGCTGTTTGAGTGCACTACCTGTGGAGTGG ATGAAGATGGACTGGAACGTTTCCTCAACCAAGGTCGCTGTCGGACACACTGCCCCCGCGGATTGTATCCTGACAGGGgtcgctatgcctgcctgccctGCATAGCCAATTGTGAACTCTGCACAGATGGCAACATATGTGCCAAATGTCGAGAACACTACAAACTCCATAACGGGCTCTGCCAAACAGCACTCTGTGATATAG GACAAGTGCAGGATCCCGATACAGGCGAGTGTATTAACTGTGAGATGGGTTGCACAACATGTTCTTCAG AAGACCCTGAAATTTGCAGCAGTTGTGCTCAAGGTTACTTTCT TTTCAGACATCAGTGTCGCAAGCACTGCCCTCAGAGCACATATGAGGATCGAGGAAGGGGTTTGTGTTTGTCCTGCCCTACGCCATGCACAGACTGCAGGAGTGACGCACAGTGTCTTGCCTGCCAACCGGATTACTTCCTGAATG GAGGCAAATGTGTGAAACAGTGCCCTCGACAAGCCTTCAGTGACACCACTGGGTGGCGCTGTGAACCTTGCCACAGTTCCTGCCAGACATGCCATGGACCTCGGTCAACAGATTGTGACCTCTGTCATGCCAGCGAGCCTCCTCTTTACGGGCAGTGTCCAATGGCAAACTGTCCATTGGGGCACTATTTTGATG CTGAGTACGGTAAATGTCACACATGTGATATGTCCTGCAAAACCTGCTTTGGCCCACAGGCCTTGGACTGCTCCTCGTGCTTTAAAG GCTATTTCTTGGACCAGGAAAGTTCTTGCGTGGTGCAGTGTCCCCTTGGCTCGTATGCTAACTCTGCCACTCAGCTGTGTGAGAACTGCTCGCCAAACTGCGAGGCCTGCGTGGGCTCCAGTGATAACTGTATCGGCTGTTCCAAAGGCAGCTTTAAGCTCTTTCTCCACCAGGGGAGGTGCTGGTCAAATTGCCCGGA AGGTTACTTCGAGACAGTTGAAGGATCGTGCAGCGCTTGCGATAAATCCTGCCTCACATGTGATGGGTCCAGTACCAAGTGTTTGTCGTGTGCTGATGGACACTACTTGGAAGGCGGCGTGTGCACACTCAACTGTTCACTGGGGGCTTACCCTGCTGACGATGGTACCTGCAGGCGCTGCCCTGCACACTGCGATGTTTGCTCAGATGACAGGACCTGCTTCA AGTGCAGTTTCCTGTACCTAATGCTGAATGGTGCGTGTAAGGCTAATTGTCCCCCGGGCTACTATGAGGACATGGAGGAGGGCCGCTGTGGTCTGTGCCACCCGACCTGTAGCAGCTGTTCTGGGCCTTTGCCAGATGATTGTGAGACCTGCGCCACATTCAGTCCCAAGCTGTATAAGGGCGCATGCGCACCAGCGTGCCCAATTGGCACCTACTACGAGGCTTCAGCTACCGAGTGCCAAG AGTGTCATCAGACGTGTACGAGCTGCTCGGGTGCCAACCCAAACCAATGCATCCAGTGCGAACGGGGCCTGGTGCTAGATCCGAACACCTTGCTGTGTGGTGTGACCGGTGATAGTGACTGCCCGCCGAGGACCTTCCTGCATGAAGACCAGTTCACTTGCATGGGCTGCCACCGCCACTGCTACTCTTGCGAGGGGCTGGGCAGCAATGAATGCCTGACGTGTGCCATCCCCAGATACCTTCACA ACAAAACGTGTGTGAACGAATGTCCGAGTGGTACGTACACAACCAGGCAGGAGGCAGATGGAAGCCAACTGGGGTTCTGTTTGCCATGCGACCACGTGTGTGCCACCTGCACAGGGGCTTCGCCCAGAGACTGTCTCACTTGTTCCCCGAGATACCTGCGCCTCCTTCATCTATGTGTCCGCCATTGTCCTACAGG GTACTACAAAGCAGGCTCCCACTGTGAGAAATGCCACCACTCCTGTGAGATGTGCACAGGTCCCGGACCTGAGTCCTGCCGGGCCTGTCTTCCTCCCCTCCTTGAGGTTCAAGGAACCAAGCTTTGCgtggagcgctgccctcaacgctTCTACCGCCTCGATGATGCGTGCCTGCAATGCCACATCAGTTGCCACACCTGCACAG ACTCCTCCCCTCAGAGCTGTTTGACATGCGACAACGGCAGCACGCTTAAGAATGGAGTCTGCTATCCACGCTGTGAGGAGGGGAAGTACTTTTCTGAAGAG GGCACCTGCAAGCCATGTGACAGCTCATGCAAGCATTGCAGTGGCCCCAGACCCGACCAATGCCTGACCTGCCATCAAGATTCTGGCCTCCACGCTGTAGAGAGTCGCTGTGCCCAATGCTGTCAACAGGCAAGAAACCACACTGACTGCTGTGTCTGCGACAGCCGCTCAG caCTGTGCGTGGAGGCACCTGAACCCAAGTCAGGAATTGAGCCAGTAACAGACACACACATGTCTTCAAGTGTCCTTTATCACACGTCAGCTGCCGCGCCTCTTGCCGCGCTAGCCGTATTGGCGCTTGCTCTCCTTGCTCTCGCCTTGGTGAAGGCTCGAGCTAGGAAACGGCTTTGTTGGAAGCAGAGTTACGAGAGACTAAGCGGAGGCCCCAGCATGCCTCACGGTGTGCCTGAACCAGACAGCGGCGACGAAGTGGACGTGGTGTACACGAGTCGAGGCAGCTCCGTGTACCGTCGCTACAGTTTTATCCACGAGTACGACGACAATGCAGATCTGCATGTAGACGAGAGTACTCGTCTGAACCAGTCCTAA